A portion of the Bacteroides faecium genome contains these proteins:
- a CDS encoding RHS repeat protein encodes MKRGIFLTIILSLCLVACIPQAMAQKQSRLEKLLRYLNDNDADKWQKNREKVDDETQAYYAEELELLDVLNGLWNKQSEQAATDYFGCYEKAAKSYFPNICDEEKIQLSNVQNKAEQSIVYILETSNNQIPFSRTLMDSIRSSGYPADSALIQKLRDIREMALLEGMLKAPAPGIYQTYMTEYPNGKFISQINAAENKRLYQIVKTNPTPENFKAFFDNPAMQKFFTDTDTRPFLGEVQALYDNYLFHSIDSLREGGNATAIRQIIDDYKRTPYLDTAARTHQNDLEYLSEKADFELLKPAIVSSESLSLLQEFLSTHRYKEFRDQANALRTPFILQTIISTPTSVKYYNAGRLIKSAENDSTGNISTTYSYDDKGQLISTLSLTMKNGQASNEMQTNRLYDPQGHCIFEVQTNPKTKTDIYRRTRRIGADGSIESDSLRYTDGRLIISTYNKQGLLTEAKEYNKNGELQGYTANKYDDKGRLIASQHQNLLFANSSDQIISQKDAYEYDKYGYLTQIVYQRILGNNQKTSGCLTCMYDKYGNRIDGNSYYEYDNTGQWICRTNRDNPKDMERIQYIYK; translated from the coding sequence TATTCCACAGGCCATGGCACAGAAGCAGAGCCGTCTGGAAAAACTGCTCAGGTATCTGAATGACAACGACGCTGACAAATGGCAGAAGAACCGCGAAAAGGTAGACGATGAAACGCAGGCATATTATGCTGAGGAACTGGAACTGCTGGATGTCCTCAACGGACTGTGGAACAAACAGAGCGAACAGGCAGCCACCGATTATTTCGGTTGTTATGAAAAGGCAGCCAAATCCTATTTCCCCAACATCTGCGATGAGGAGAAGATACAGCTTTCCAACGTGCAGAACAAGGCGGAGCAATCTATCGTCTATATTTTAGAGACTTCGAATAATCAGATTCCTTTCAGCCGGACACTAATGGACAGCATCCGTTCAAGCGGTTATCCCGCAGATTCCGCACTGATACAGAAGTTACGGGATATCCGCGAAATGGCACTGCTGGAAGGTATGCTGAAAGCACCTGCACCCGGCATTTATCAGACGTACATGACCGAGTATCCGAACGGAAAATTCATCTCCCAGATCAATGCCGCCGAGAACAAGCGACTTTATCAGATTGTGAAGACAAATCCAACACCGGAGAATTTCAAAGCTTTCTTTGATAATCCCGCCATGCAAAAGTTCTTCACGGATACGGATACCCGCCCGTTTCTGGGTGAAGTGCAAGCGTTATATGACAATTACCTGTTCCATAGCATTGACAGCTTACGGGAAGGGGGAAATGCAACGGCTATCCGACAAATCATCGATGACTACAAACGCACTCCTTATCTGGATACCGCGGCGCGTACTCATCAGAACGACTTGGAGTATCTCAGTGAAAAAGCGGATTTCGAACTTTTAAAGCCGGCGATAGTCAGTTCCGAATCTTTGAGTCTGTTGCAGGAATTTCTTAGTACGCACAGATACAAGGAGTTTCGTGACCAGGCCAATGCGTTACGGACACCGTTTATCCTGCAAACAATCATTTCCACTCCCACTTCCGTGAAATATTATAATGCAGGACGGCTGATAAAGTCTGCCGAAAACGACAGCACGGGAAATATCTCTACCACTTATTCGTATGACGACAAGGGGCAGCTCATCTCCACGTTATCACTGACCATGAAAAACGGGCAGGCAAGCAATGAAATGCAGACAAACAGGCTGTACGACCCGCAAGGTCACTGCATCTTTGAAGTACAGACGAATCCGAAGACCAAGACGGACATTTACCGGCGGACACGCCGTATCGGTGCTGATGGAAGTATCGAGAGCGATTCTCTGAGATATACGGATGGCAGACTCATCATTAGTACTTACAATAAGCAGGGCTTACTGACCGAAGCCAAAGAATATAATAAGAACGGAGAGCTCCAAGGCTACACCGCAAACAAATATGATGATAAAGGCAGATTGATTGCCTCGCAACATCAGAACCTGCTTTTCGCCAACTCGTCCGATCAGATTATTTCACAGAAAGATGCTTATGAATATGACAAGTACGGGTATCTGACGCAGATTGTCTACCAGCGGATTTTAGGGAATAACCAGAAAACGTCCGGCTGCCTGACTTGCATGTACGATAAATACGGGAACCGGATTGATGGAAATTCTTACTATGAGTATGACAATACGGGACAATGGATTTGCCGCACGAACCGGGACAACCCGAAAGATATGGAACGGATACAGTATATTTATAAATAA